From Acidobacteriota bacterium, the proteins below share one genomic window:
- a CDS encoding TonB-dependent receptor, translating to MSSDSTSTNLVTFVVRSETVKRWARGGRPDESSVDRQPNNRRRPRGDGESHAGTPRGARPDRIVPASGRDCDKRGERVLNTVSRSRRTYVVVGVLLLAPAAAFAQGISGTVSDNTGGVLPGVTVTAASPALIEGQRVAISDSQGLYSIVDLRPGVYTVTFSLPGFSTIIREGIELTTGFTANVDSAMAVGGIEETITVTGAAPVVDVQNVRRQTLVTDEVLSTLPMSTKHVNNLVTLTPGFTGLADVGGRYSSQVGGEYHGKAGTKVAMDGMGIENSFGNSSYQINSAAVQEMVLQTTGVSADTNADGAVVNVIPKEGGNTFSGIAAGFFANDSMESQNLTQELKDAGLDTANSTLKMWDQSLSLGGPIKRDRLWFFLAGRSWGFSRRHAGVYWNQSTFPGAPPTGQPRYLTPPGADRKVVNFIPYTDMPDNRYSGRLEWYDSYLSRITWQAADNHKFNFTYDEQRACNCGSTNANRMQESAPGYRFDPNRLLQFTWTSTQTSRLLLEAGGTIAISQWNTFLMPGVEADEVLINDVGTGITYGNYGWLRGDPNNTDRYSQRFSVSYVTGSHNFKAGVQAEQLVDNVYLLNAGNNVHYRFRNGVPNRLTQWSTPYLQRDRARDTGFYAQDQWTINRWSINMGLRVDSLYGYSPAQQQPDDPNPVNPWGDFPRVNPWLPTRNFDRREGTPNWWDINPRVGVAYDLFGDGRTAIKGSLGRYVAKIGTEITNANNPIVRSVNSTNRAWNDANGNYVPDCDLGNFGANGECGAIDNNNFGQLNPNAILWDPDVLNSLRDSNWDMSAELQQELVQGLSMTVGYYFNNGGYNQQNDSKNRRTDNLAVTAADYSPYCVMAPSHTGLPGGGGNEICGLYDLNPDKFGQVENIITRTDKFGSDIRRNHFFNVTLDGRLANGIQFGGGFDTGRSIDDQCFTIDSPQEMLHCRVVTPFTAQTQVKAFGSIPLPGDLFISAAYQNLSGPDYNANLLISSADTVGLGRPLSAGWALVPLVAPQTLFEDRISRLDFRVSKIINYGRLRFQINLDAYNLMNTSDVRGVNSSYGPRWRAPNYIIDPRLVQIGGQIDF from the coding sequence ATGTCCTCGGACAGCACTTCGACAAACTTGGTGACATTCGTCGTCCGTTCTGAAACAGTAAAACGCTGGGCGCGAGGAGGTCGTCCCGACGAATCAAGTGTAGACCGACAGCCGAACAACAGACGTAGACCGCGCGGGGACGGCGAGTCGCACGCCGGCACCCCCCGCGGCGCACGCCCGGATCGGATCGTTCCGGCCTCGGGGCGTGATTGCGACAAGAGAGGAGAGCGTGTCTTGAACACCGTCTCCCGTTCGCGTCGTACGTACGTCGTCGTCGGCGTCCTGCTACTTGCGCCAGCAGCAGCGTTCGCGCAAGGCATCTCCGGAACGGTGTCGGACAACACGGGCGGCGTGCTGCCCGGCGTGACCGTCACCGCCGCAAGCCCGGCCCTGATCGAAGGCCAACGCGTAGCCATCTCCGACAGTCAGGGCCTGTACTCCATCGTCGACCTGCGCCCGGGGGTCTACACGGTCACCTTCTCGCTCCCCGGCTTCAGCACGATCATCCGCGAGGGGATCGAGCTGACCACCGGGTTCACGGCCAACGTCGACTCGGCGATGGCCGTCGGCGGGATCGAGGAGACGATCACCGTGACCGGGGCGGCCCCCGTCGTCGACGTGCAGAACGTCCGCCGCCAGACCCTGGTGACCGACGAGGTGCTCTCGACCCTGCCCATGAGCACCAAGCACGTCAACAACCTCGTCACCCTCACGCCCGGGTTCACCGGCCTGGCCGACGTCGGCGGCCGCTACTCGTCGCAGGTGGGCGGCGAGTACCACGGCAAGGCGGGCACCAAGGTCGCGATGGACGGCATGGGCATCGAGAACAGCTTCGGGAACAGCAGCTACCAGATCAACTCGGCGGCGGTGCAGGAGATGGTGCTGCAGACGACGGGCGTCTCCGCCGACACGAACGCCGACGGCGCGGTGGTCAACGTCATCCCGAAGGAGGGCGGCAACACGTTCAGCGGCATCGCGGCCGGTTTCTTCGCCAACGACAGCATGGAGAGCCAGAACCTGACCCAGGAGCTGAAGGACGCCGGTCTGGACACGGCGAACTCGACGCTGAAGATGTGGGACCAGTCGCTGAGCCTGGGCGGACCGATCAAGCGCGATCGGCTGTGGTTCTTCCTTGCCGGGCGGAGTTGGGGCTTCTCGCGGAGGCACGCCGGGGTCTACTGGAACCAGAGCACCTTCCCGGGCGCCCCGCCCACCGGCCAGCCGCGGTACCTCACGCCGCCGGGAGCGGATCGGAAGGTCGTCAACTTCATCCCGTACACGGACATGCCGGACAACCGCTACAGCGGGCGGCTGGAGTGGTACGACTCGTACCTGAGCCGCATCACCTGGCAGGCGGCGGACAACCACAAGTTCAACTTCACCTACGACGAGCAGCGCGCCTGTAACTGCGGCTCGACCAACGCCAACAGGATGCAGGAGTCGGCGCCCGGCTATCGCTTCGACCCGAACCGCCTGCTGCAGTTCACGTGGACGTCGACGCAGACGAGCCGCCTGCTGCTCGAGGCCGGCGGCACGATCGCGATCTCGCAGTGGAACACCTTCCTGATGCCGGGCGTCGAAGCGGATGAAGTCCTGATCAACGACGTGGGCACGGGAATCACCTACGGCAACTACGGCTGGCTGCGGGGCGACCCCAACAACACCGATCGCTACAGTCAGCGCTTCTCGGTCTCGTACGTCACCGGTTCGCACAACTTCAAGGCCGGCGTCCAGGCGGAGCAACTGGTGGACAACGTCTACCTCCTCAACGCCGGCAACAACGTGCACTACCGGTTCCGCAACGGGGTGCCCAACCGGCTCACGCAGTGGTCGACGCCTTACCTCCAGCGGGACCGCGCCCGGGACACCGGGTTCTACGCCCAGGATCAATGGACCATCAACCGCTGGTCCATCAACATGGGCCTGCGCGTCGACTCCCTCTACGGCTACAGCCCCGCGCAGCAGCAACCGGACGACCCGAATCCGGTGAATCCCTGGGGGGACTTTCCGAGGGTCAACCCGTGGCTGCCGACCCGGAACTTCGATCGGCGGGAAGGCACGCCCAACTGGTGGGACATCAATCCGCGCGTGGGGGTCGCCTACGATCTGTTCGGGGACGGCAGAACCGCCATCAAGGGCTCGCTGGGCCGGTACGTGGCGAAGATCGGCACCGAGATCACGAACGCCAACAATCCCATCGTGCGGTCGGTGAACAGCACGAACCGGGCCTGGAACGACGCCAACGGGAACTACGTCCCCGACTGCGACCTCGGCAACTTCGGGGCGAACGGGGAATGCGGCGCGATCGACAACAACAACTTCGGCCAGTTGAATCCCAACGCCATCCTGTGGGATCCGGACGTGCTGAACAGTCTGCGCGACAGCAACTGGGACATGTCGGCGGAGCTGCAGCAGGAGCTGGTGCAGGGGCTGTCGATGACCGTCGGCTACTACTTCAACAACGGCGGGTACAACCAGCAGAACGACAGCAAGAACCGGCGGACCGACAACCTGGCCGTGACCGCGGCCGACTACAGCCCGTACTGCGTCATGGCGCCGAGCCACACGGGGCTTCCGGGCGGCGGGGGCAACGAAATCTGCGGTCTGTACGACCTCAATCCGGACAAGTTCGGCCAGGTCGAGAACATCATCACCCGGACCGACAAGTTCGGAAGCGACATCCGCCGGAACCACTTCTTCAACGTGACGCTGGACGGCCGGCTCGCCAACGGCATCCAGTTCGGCGGCGGGTTCGACACCGGCAGGTCCATAGACGACCAGTGCTTCACCATCGACTCGCCGCAGGAGATGCTGCACTGCCGGGTCGTCACCCCGTTCACGGCCCAGACGCAGGTCAAGGCGTTCGGGTCGATCCCGCTGCCCGGCGACCTGTTCATCAGCGCGGCGTACCAGAACCTCTCCGGGCCGGACTACAACGCGAACCTGCTGATCTCCAGCGCCGACACCGTCGGGCTCGGACGGCCTCTCTCGGCAGGCTGGGCGCTGGTACCGCTGGTGGCGCCGCAGACGTTGTTCGAGGATCGGATCTCCCGGCTCGACTTCCGGGTGAGCAAGATCATCAACTACGGGCGGCTGCGGTTCCAGATCAACCTGGACGCGTACAATCTGATGAACACGAGCGATGTGCGTGGGGTCAACAGCTCGTACGGCCCGCGCTGGCGAGCTCCGAACTACATCATCGATCCCAGGCTGGTGCAGATCGGCGGCCAGATCGACTTCTAG
- a CDS encoding acido-empty-quinoprotein group A: MLLPLLAAALMTTVPAAAGAQEGGLDPASLTAPLEDSWPTYSGDYTGRRYSKLTQVNTETVKHLTLAWTVELNTGMPPLSGNGAPDFIGGVGSGFTIGSQRIKGSILQVGDLLYVTAPDHVWALDARDGTKRWHYFWKTRGGPHIGNRGAAIWRDSLFFETVDNYLVSLDLRTGEERWHTEIASFEEQYFSTMAPIVVGDHLLVGTGNDLDAPGFLQSFDPATGERRWIFYTVPMKPGDPGLETWPNLDAASHGGGQVWVPGVYDPETNYYIFGTGNPTPGYTGVARPGDNLFTCTLIAVDVATGEMAWYFQTSPHDTHDWDSAQTPILIDGRIDGKPRKLVSTAARNGYFFTVDRVTGEHIATSRYGATANWASHVRESGSPNPNPRKEAIIPGSLVSPVEGGVTNWQPPAFNPDTGLFYTQENNGFNLLYLTDPDPRGSMGLGGKDRVVVGSGGNAFSAIDYRTGDIVWRHAWPPGGGGGAGVLTTAGGVVFTGDGSGNFVAFDAADGDLLWHTRIGNISNAPQTHLLDGRQYVLVAVGQRLFAFVMY; the protein is encoded by the coding sequence ATGCTGCTTCCCCTGCTTGCCGCCGCGTTGATGACCACCGTTCCCGCCGCCGCCGGCGCGCAGGAGGGCGGGCTCGATCCGGCATCGCTCACCGCGCCGCTCGAAGACTCGTGGCCGACGTACTCCGGCGACTACACCGGCCGGCGCTACAGCAAGCTGACCCAGGTGAACACCGAGACGGTGAAGCACCTGACGCTGGCCTGGACGGTGGAGCTGAACACCGGCATGCCCCCGTTGAGCGGCAACGGCGCCCCCGACTTCATCGGCGGCGTGGGCAGCGGGTTCACCATCGGCAGCCAGCGCATCAAGGGCTCCATCCTGCAGGTGGGCGACCTGTTGTACGTCACCGCCCCGGACCACGTCTGGGCGCTCGACGCGCGCGACGGCACCAAGCGCTGGCACTACTTCTGGAAGACCCGAGGCGGACCGCACATCGGCAACCGCGGGGCGGCGATCTGGCGCGACTCGCTCTTCTTCGAGACGGTCGACAACTACCTGGTGTCGCTCGATCTGCGGACCGGCGAGGAGCGCTGGCACACCGAGATCGCGAGCTTCGAGGAGCAGTACTTCTCGACCATGGCGCCGATCGTCGTCGGCGACCACCTGCTCGTCGGCACCGGCAACGACCTCGACGCGCCGGGCTTCCTGCAGTCGTTCGACCCGGCCACCGGCGAGCGGCGGTGGATCTTCTACACGGTGCCCATGAAACCGGGCGATCCGGGGCTGGAGACGTGGCCGAACCTGGACGCGGCCTCGCACGGGGGCGGACAGGTGTGGGTGCCCGGCGTCTACGACCCCGAGACCAACTACTACATCTTCGGCACCGGGAATCCGACGCCGGGATACACCGGCGTGGCGCGGCCCGGCGACAACTTGTTCACCTGCACGCTGATCGCGGTCGACGTGGCGACCGGCGAGATGGCCTGGTACTTCCAGACCTCGCCGCACGACACCCACGACTGGGACTCGGCCCAGACCCCGATCCTGATCGACGGCCGTATCGACGGGAAACCGCGCAAGCTGGTCTCGACCGCGGCCCGCAACGGCTACTTCTTCACCGTCGACCGCGTGACCGGCGAGCACATCGCCACCAGCCGCTACGGCGCCACCGCCAACTGGGCCAGCCACGTCCGCGAGAGCGGATCGCCGAACCCCAATCCGCGCAAGGAGGCCATCATCCCCGGTTCACTCGTGTCGCCGGTCGAAGGGGGCGTCACCAACTGGCAGCCTCCCGCCTTCAATCCGGACACCGGCCTCTTCTACACGCAGGAGAACAACGGATTCAACCTGCTGTACCTGACCGATCCCGACCCGCGCGGGTCGATGGGGCTGGGCGGCAAGGATCGCGTGGTGGTCGGCTCGGGCGGGAACGCCTTCTCGGCCATCGACTACCGCACCGGCGACATCGTCTGGCGCCACGCGTGGCCGCCGGGCGGCGGCGGCGGCGCGGGCGTGCTGACCACGGCGGGGGGCGTCGTCTTCACCGGCGACGGCAGCGGCAACTTCGTGGCGTTCGACGCGGCCGACGGCGACCTGCTGTGGCACACCCGCATCGGCAACATCTCCAACGCCCCGCAGACGCACCTGCTCGACGGCCGCCAGTACGTGCTGGTCGCGGTCGGACAGCGCCTGTTCGCCTTCGTGATGTACTGA
- a CDS encoding DUF4159 domain-containing protein — MRRRIVGPRLLVLVALACALLAVSVSAQPFLGFGAWGRPNLRYDGEVTFVRLRWDRGEFGAQVYGRGYMMWAHEFPRAEQHLMTLLNDFTTVDAKDSGSLILPLDDPQLFRHPIALMQEPGFWAMTDGQAQRLREYLLKGGFVIFNDFEDRQWENFEAQMRRVIPEGRWLPLDPGHRIFDTFFNVEKLDLPNPYNHHLAGLVPEYFGLFEDNDPEGRLMSIACYNTNLAEFWQSGGTGFFPIEPMNTGFELGINYWMYGLTH, encoded by the coding sequence ATGCGCCGACGAATCGTCGGTCCGCGGTTGCTCGTCCTCGTCGCGCTCGCCTGCGCCCTGCTGGCGGTGAGCGTTTCGGCCCAGCCATTTCTCGGCTTCGGCGCGTGGGGCCGCCCGAACCTGCGCTACGACGGCGAGGTCACCTTCGTCCGCCTGCGCTGGGACCGGGGCGAGTTCGGCGCCCAGGTGTACGGGCGCGGCTACATGATGTGGGCGCACGAGTTCCCGCGGGCCGAGCAGCACCTGATGACGCTGCTCAACGACTTCACGACCGTCGACGCCAAGGACAGCGGCAGCCTGATTCTGCCCCTCGACGATCCGCAGCTCTTCCGGCATCCGATCGCGCTGATGCAGGAGCCGGGTTTCTGGGCGATGACCGACGGGCAGGCGCAGCGCCTGCGCGAGTACCTGCTCAAGGGCGGCTTCGTCATCTTCAACGATTTCGAGGATCGACAGTGGGAGAACTTCGAGGCGCAGATGCGCCGCGTGATCCCCGAGGGCCGCTGGCTGCCGCTCGATCCGGGCCACCGCATCTTCGACACGTTCTTCAACGTGGAGAAGCTCGATCTCCCGAACCCCTACAACCACCACCTCGCCGGCCTCGTCCCGGAGTACTTCGGCCTGTTCGAGGACAACGATCCCGAGGGCCGGCTGATGTCGATCGCCTGCTACAACACCAACCTGGCCGAGTTCTGGCAGTCGGGCGGCACCGGGTTCTTCCCCATCGAGCCGATGAACACCGGCTTCGAGCTCGGCATCAACTACTGGATGTACGGGCTCACCCACTGA
- a CDS encoding tetratricopeptide repeat protein — protein sequence MMPGTRGKRPAAFGLLDRRRGRTRLASASEAIAGVALLVWFAIAAGGCGAGPDAERETPPTAALPDLSAADVFVRDQVRARHASLTAIVQTPTANAAARAEAYGDMGKLLMAAALHDAAEPHLRRAQTLAPDDARWSYYLGHLHRTTGALEESVAAFNHVLSIRPDDPLTLLWLGEVHLLLGRPEEADPLFRTQLAMQPDSVVAHVGIGRAALAANDYARAVEFLEEGLRLSEQTAVGVHYPLALAYRGLGRLDRAEAHMRQRADVAILAEDPLMEELDALIESPRAYERRGNRALSRRDWVTAAEHFRRGLVLEPGDPTLRHRLATVLYQMGDPGGAFVEFERILQTAPDFALAHFSLGVLLEGAGRRPEAIARFEAAARHEPAYVEARLALAGLLRREGRFEDALLQYERVMEEGASGDPRIEEAPFGHAIALVRLGRHGDARNRFSEGMTAYPDQPFFVHALARLLAGTTDPDVRDGASARALMEGLPEAARTLDLGESMAMALAATGRFGAAADWQRNAVDRAARGGRPDLVPRMRERLAHYERGLPWRSDDPVEFDPFLERSAGAIR from the coding sequence ATGATGCCGGGAACTCGTGGCAAGCGCCCCGCTGCGTTCGGACTCCTGGACCGACGCCGCGGTCGGACGCGTCTCGCGAGCGCGAGCGAAGCGATCGCGGGCGTCGCGCTGCTGGTCTGGTTCGCGATCGCGGCCGGCGGCTGCGGCGCCGGCCCGGATGCGGAGCGCGAGACCCCGCCGACCGCCGCCCTGCCGGACCTTTCCGCCGCCGACGTGTTCGTGAGGGACCAGGTGCGCGCGCGGCACGCGTCGCTGACGGCCATTGTGCAGACGCCGACCGCGAACGCGGCAGCGCGCGCCGAAGCCTACGGCGACATGGGAAAGCTGCTGATGGCCGCGGCGCTGCACGATGCCGCCGAGCCGCACCTGCGGCGGGCGCAGACGCTGGCGCCGGACGACGCGCGCTGGTCGTACTATCTCGGCCACCTGCACAGGACGACCGGCGCGTTGGAGGAATCCGTCGCCGCTTTCAACCACGTGCTGAGCATCCGGCCGGACGACCCGCTGACCTTGCTCTGGCTGGGCGAGGTGCACCTCCTGCTGGGACGGCCCGAAGAGGCGGACCCCCTGTTCAGGACGCAGCTCGCCATGCAGCCCGACTCGGTCGTCGCCCACGTCGGCATCGGCCGCGCTGCGCTCGCGGCCAACGACTACGCCCGCGCCGTCGAGTTCCTGGAAGAGGGGCTGCGGCTCAGCGAGCAGACGGCCGTCGGCGTCCACTATCCTCTGGCCCTCGCCTACCGGGGCCTCGGCCGGCTCGATCGGGCCGAGGCGCACATGCGGCAGCGCGCGGACGTTGCGATCCTGGCAGAGGACCCGCTGATGGAAGAGCTCGACGCGCTGATCGAGAGTCCGCGGGCCTACGAGCGACGGGGGAATCGAGCGCTCAGCCGACGCGACTGGGTCACGGCCGCCGAGCACTTCAGGCGGGGATTGGTCCTGGAGCCTGGCGACCCGACCCTGCGGCACCGGCTCGCCACGGTGCTGTACCAGATGGGCGACCCGGGCGGGGCCTTCGTCGAGTTCGAACGGATCCTGCAGACCGCGCCCGACTTCGCGCTGGCCCACTTCAGCCTGGGCGTGCTGCTGGAAGGGGCGGGGCGCCGCCCGGAGGCGATCGCGCGCTTCGAGGCGGCCGCGCGCCACGAGCCGGCCTACGTCGAGGCGCGGCTCGCCCTGGCCGGCCTGCTGCGCCGGGAGGGCCGCTTCGAGGACGCGCTGCTGCAGTACGAGCGGGTCATGGAGGAGGGCGCCTCGGGCGATCCGCGGATCGAGGAAGCGCCGTTCGGTCACGCCATTGCGCTCGTCCGCCTCGGCCGCCACGGCGACGCGCGGAACCGATTCAGCGAGGGAATGACGGCCTACCCGGATCAGCCCTTCTTCGTCCACGCGCTGGCGCGTCTCCTCGCGGGCACAACCGATCCGGATGTCAGGGACGGCGCCAGCGCCCGCGCGCTCATGGAGGGGCTCCCGGAGGCCGCCCGTACCCTCGACCTGGGCGAGTCGATGGCCATGGCTCTGGCGGCAACCGGCCGCTTCGGCGCGGCGGCGGATTGGCAGCGGAACGCCGTCGACCGGGCCGCGCGCGGGGGCCGCCCGGACCTCGTGCCGCGCATGCGCGAGAGGCTGGCGCACTACGAGCGCGGTCTCCCGTGGCGCAGTGACGATCCGGTCGAGTTCGATCCGTTTCTCGAACGGTCGGCGGGCGCGATTCGCTAG
- a CDS encoding cytochrome c produces MHSATRTVTRIGALLLVMVLALAWRTEVRAGSGAGEPAARGSAEEQAAGGAAQAGGQPRRQGLYPALQRPPGDPELIARGQAIYGINCRACHGVDLRGGDLGGPNLLRSQLVLRDLEGELMGPVIQNGSTAADGGGMPPVPLPEEDVRAVAEYIHDVLSTATRQGGPPEGEAAELDILVGDAAAGEAYFAAQCASCHSPAGDLQGIASRIPEPKELQNTWVRGGSRTGPRPPVEVTVTTSAGERVEGMLERLDDFVVVLTTTDGRHRSFSRRGGGARIELADPLARHRELLSVYSDTDIHNITAYLVTLQ; encoded by the coding sequence ATGCACAGCGCGACTCGAACCGTGACACGAATCGGCGCCCTGCTTCTGGTGATGGTCCTTGCACTGGCGTGGCGCACGGAGGTCAGGGCCGGCAGCGGAGCCGGGGAACCGGCGGCTCGCGGCAGCGCCGAGGAACAGGCGGCCGGCGGAGCCGCACAGGCAGGGGGCCAGCCCCGGCGCCAGGGGCTCTACCCGGCGCTGCAACGCCCGCCCGGCGATCCCGAGCTGATCGCTCGCGGCCAGGCGATTTACGGCATCAACTGCCGCGCCTGCCACGGCGTCGATCTGCGGGGCGGCGATCTCGGCGGCCCCAACCTGCTGCGGTCGCAACTCGTCCTGCGTGACCTCGAGGGCGAGCTGATGGGGCCGGTCATCCAGAACGGCAGCACGGCGGCGGACGGCGGCGGGATGCCGCCGGTGCCGCTGCCCGAAGAGGACGTCCGCGCGGTGGCCGAGTACATCCATGACGTGCTCTCTACCGCGACGCGCCAGGGCGGGCCGCCCGAGGGCGAGGCGGCGGAGCTGGACATCCTGGTCGGCGACGCGGCGGCCGGCGAGGCCTACTTCGCGGCGCAATGCGCATCGTGCCATTCGCCCGCCGGCGACCTGCAGGGCATCGCGTCGCGGATTCCCGAGCCGAAGGAGCTGCAGAACACCTGGGTGCGCGGCGGCTCCCGGACCGGTCCGCGGCCCCCGGTGGAGGTGACCGTCACCACGTCCGCGGGCGAGCGGGTCGAAGGCATGCTCGAGCGGCTCGACGACTTCGTGGTCGTGCTGACGACGACGGACGGACGGCACCGTTCGTTCAGCCGGCGCGGCGGCGGCGCGCGAATCGAGCTCGCCGACCCGCTGGCCCGGCACCGCGAGCTGCTCTCCGTGTACAGCGACACCGACATCCACAACATCACGGCCTATCTGGTGACCCTGCAATGA
- a CDS encoding CRTAC1 family protein, whose protein sequence is MKSTLFAILLTGASSVCCGGAPMGTDVDRGSVPAADAGGTLAANRAGERDWFTERAVAAGLDFTHTNGMSGRYYFPELIPGGAGLLDYDNDGDLDVYLVQGRPLGGGPGQGLVMPAPDAVVRPGGRLYRNDLRVEADGTRSVRFTDVTERSGIDAPGYGMGVAAGDVTNDGCTDLYLTNLGANRLFRNNCDGTFTDVSASSGAEGGGWSVSAAFVDYDRDGRLDLYVGNYVQYSIETDRPCTGLSGRRDYCTPEVYAPQADRLYRNLGGGRFVDETVTALPGARFGPALGVSTADFDGDGWIDIYVANDVHANLLWMNQGDGTFREGGLLSGAALSGDGVAEASMGVDAGDFDNDGDFDLFMTHLPTEGNNLYENDGSAFFEDVSIRSGLGPASHGRTGFGAAWFDIDNDGWLDLLAVNGAIEAIDGRGDHPFPYDETNLLFRNLGNRRFEDVTDRAGAALRLSEISRGAAFGDIDNDGDTDVVVSNNTGRARLFVNEVGADNHWLGLRLTGSDTERDMLGARVAVLRTGEAIWRQVRMDGSYASAHDPRVLVGLGRSAQAPLVRVIWPSGRVEEWTDLPVDGYTTLVEGSGTAP, encoded by the coding sequence GTGAAGTCCACGCTCTTCGCGATTCTGCTGACCGGGGCGTCGAGCGTGTGCTGCGGGGGCGCTCCCATGGGAACGGACGTGGATCGCGGGTCGGTTCCGGCGGCGGATGCAGGCGGAACGCTCGCTGCGAACCGGGCCGGCGAGCGGGACTGGTTCACGGAACGCGCCGTTGCTGCGGGTCTCGATTTCACGCACACCAACGGCATGTCCGGCCGCTACTACTTTCCGGAGCTGATCCCGGGCGGGGCGGGTCTGCTCGACTACGACAACGACGGCGACCTCGACGTCTATCTGGTGCAGGGACGCCCGCTCGGCGGGGGCCCCGGCCAGGGCCTCGTCATGCCCGCCCCGGACGCCGTCGTCCGACCCGGAGGCCGGCTCTACCGGAACGACCTGCGTGTGGAGGCCGACGGAACCCGATCGGTGCGTTTCACCGACGTGACCGAACGGAGCGGGATCGACGCCCCCGGCTACGGCATGGGCGTGGCGGCCGGAGACGTCACCAACGACGGCTGCACGGACCTGTACCTGACGAACCTGGGCGCGAATCGACTGTTCCGCAACAACTGCGACGGTACCTTCACGGACGTGTCTGCGTCGAGCGGCGCCGAGGGCGGCGGCTGGAGCGTCTCGGCGGCCTTCGTCGACTACGACCGCGACGGCCGGCTGGATCTCTACGTCGGCAACTACGTGCAGTACAGCATCGAGACGGACCGTCCGTGCACCGGCCTTTCCGGCCGGCGGGACTACTGCACGCCGGAGGTGTACGCGCCGCAGGCCGACCGGCTCTACCGCAACCTGGGCGGCGGCCGGTTCGTCGACGAGACGGTCACGGCGCTCCCCGGCGCCCGGTTCGGACCGGCTCTCGGCGTGTCGACCGCCGACTTCGACGGCGACGGCTGGATCGACATCTACGTCGCCAACGACGTGCACGCCAACCTGCTGTGGATGAACCAGGGCGACGGGACGTTCCGGGAGGGCGGCCTGCTGTCCGGGGCCGCGCTGAGCGGAGACGGCGTGGCGGAAGCGAGCATGGGGGTGGACGCCGGAGACTTCGACAACGACGGAGACTTCGATCTGTTCATGACCCACCTGCCGACGGAAGGGAACAACCTGTACGAGAACGATGGGTCCGCGTTCTTCGAGGACGTGAGCATCCGGAGCGGCCTGGGGCCGGCGAGCCACGGGCGCACCGGCTTCGGCGCCGCGTGGTTCGACATCGACAACGACGGCTGGCTCGACCTGCTGGCGGTCAACGGCGCGATAGAGGCGATCGACGGGCGCGGCGACCACCCTTTTCCGTACGACGAGACCAACCTGCTCTTCCGCAATCTCGGCAACCGACGATTCGAGGACGTCACGGACAGAGCGGGCGCCGCCCTGCGGTTGTCCGAGATCAGCCGCGGGGCAGCCTTCGGGGACATCGACAACGACGGCGACACCGACGTGGTCGTATCGAACAACACCGGGCGGGCGCGACTCTTCGTCAACGAGGTGGGCGCCGACAACCACTGGCTGGGACTGCGGCTCACCGGGAGCGACACGGAGCGCGACATGCTGGGCGCCCGCGTCGCCGTGTTGCGGACCGGCGAGGCGATCTGGCGGCAGGTGCGCATGGACGGCAGCTACGCCTCGGCGCACGATCCCCGGGTGCTCGTCGGACTGGGCCGGTCGGCGCAGGCGCCGCTCGTGCGCGTCATCTGGCCGAGCGGAAGGGTCGAAGAATGGACCGACCTCCCTGTCGACGGCTACACGACGCTGGTCGAGGGATCGGGGACGGCCCCATGA